One window of Bacteroidota bacterium genomic DNA carries:
- a CDS encoding S1-like domain-containing RNA-binding protein: MLELGKYSDLTVVRKTQNGIYLSDTSGNEVLLPYKFTQHEMSVGSNIRVFIYKDSEDRIVATTQIPKLQLHEFGLLKVETVNEVGAFLDWGLDKNLLVPFREQAMKMEEGRSYLIFVYLDEQTQRLAATAKLNRCLDNSELTVNVDDEVDLIIWKRSELGVKVIVNQRHEGLIFNNEFFATFKTGESLKGYVKAISEDNKIDIRIQNYGFSNIEPNAQKILERLNTEGGFLPLTDKSEPEDISARLEMSKKTFKKAIGTLYKQKQIRIEEDGIYLNESQN, encoded by the coding sequence ATGTTAGAACTCGGGAAATACAGTGACCTCACCGTTGTACGAAAGACACAAAACGGCATATATTTAAGCGACACATCAGGAAATGAAGTGCTTCTGCCGTACAAATTCACGCAGCATGAAATGTCGGTTGGCAGTAATATCAGGGTGTTCATTTATAAAGATTCCGAAGACCGCATCGTTGCCACAACTCAAATACCCAAGCTCCAACTCCATGAATTTGGTTTGCTGAAAGTAGAAACAGTGAATGAAGTCGGCGCTTTTCTTGACTGGGGCTTAGACAAAAATTTACTGGTTCCATTCCGGGAACAGGCCATGAAAATGGAAGAAGGCCGCTCCTACCTGATTTTCGTTTACCTCGATGAACAAACGCAGCGCCTTGCTGCAACTGCGAAACTTAACCGTTGCCTCGATAACAGCGAACTCACGGTAAATGTGGATGACGAAGTGGATTTAATTATTTGGAAACGCAGTGAACTGGGTGTAAAAGTGATTGTAAACCAAAGGCACGAAGGTCTTATTTTCAATAATGAATTTTTTGCAACTTTTAAAACAGGTGAATCGCTGAAAGGCTATGTAAAAGCCATCAGTGAAGACAATAAAATTGATATCCGGATTCAGAATTACGGGTTCAGCAATATAGAGCCCAACGCTCAAAAGATTCTTGAACGGTTGAATACAGAAGGTGGCTTTCTGCCGCTTACCGACAAAAGTGAACCTGAAGATATCAGCGCACGCTTAGAGATGAGTAAGAAAACATTCAAAAAAGCCATTGGCACTTTATACAAACAAAAGCAAATCCGTATTGAAGAAGACGGAATTTATCTGAACGAATCACAGAACTAA
- a CDS encoding YdcF family protein: protein MTSRRERFIIMNYRVLGFLLTQTRLSFTSGECNVFLKSAQTKTYDVVIVPGVPFEKGKWGAIMKARILWAKYLYDEGIVSNIMFSGAAVYTPYIEGEIMALYAIALGIPREHIFTEIKAEHGTENVHYGFQKSKKMGFSSLALASDPYQSKSLYRFTKQKVSDEIAMLPIVFNILSKIEPFVKEPAIDTSTAYESNWVSIKERMGFFRRFQGTRGLDIDPQAY from the coding sequence ATGACCTCCCGCAGAGAACGCTTCATTATAATGAATTACCGGGTTTTGGGATTTTTACTTACTCAAACCCGCCTTTCCTTCACATCCGGGGAATGCAACGTTTTTCTGAAAAGCGCACAGACAAAAACCTATGATGTTGTGATTGTTCCGGGTGTACCTTTTGAAAAAGGTAAGTGGGGCGCCATAATGAAAGCACGCATACTTTGGGCAAAATACCTGTATGACGAAGGAATCGTTTCCAACATTATGTTTTCAGGCGCGGCGGTATATACGCCCTATATTGAAGGAGAAATAATGGCACTGTATGCCATAGCGCTGGGCATACCCAGAGAACATATTTTTACGGAAATCAAAGCCGAACACGGGACTGAAAATGTTCATTACGGATTTCAGAAATCAAAAAAAATGGGGTTTTCAAGCCTGGCTCTTGCATCAGATCCTTATCAGTCGAAAAGCCTGTACAGGTTCACGAAACAAAAAGTAAGTGATGAAATTGCAATGCTTCCAATCGTCTTTAATATTTTAAGTAAAATAGAACCATTTGTAAAGGAGCCGGCGATAGATACATCAACTGCTTATGAGAGCAACTGGGTTTCTATTAAAGAGCGTATGGGGTTTTTCAGGCGGTTTCAGGGAACCCGTGGACTGGACATTGACCCACAGGCTTATTAA
- the pnuC gene encoding nicotinamide riboside transporter PnuC — MSVVLSWICSNYIEIAASLLGIIGVWLTTRQLIWCWPVGLLNVILSLYVFFASRLYADVILQVFYFVMTLYGWYNWRYGGKGKSVLQVSRITPQLLLVLIIISFFATALTGFLFSKYTDAALPYWDAGVAVWGVLCTWLQARKILENWLIWIITDLVCTGIYFYKELYAFTGLYFFFAVLAAYGFYAWRKDLIKLSAT; from the coding sequence ATGAGCGTAGTCTTATCCTGGATTTGTTCCAACTATATTGAAATTGCAGCCTCATTATTGGGTATTATCGGCGTGTGGCTTACAACCCGTCAGTTAATCTGGTGCTGGCCTGTGGGACTGCTGAATGTAATACTGTCGCTCTATGTCTTTTTTGCATCAAGGCTTTATGCCGATGTAATATTGCAGGTTTTTTATTTCGTTATGACGCTTTATGGATGGTACAACTGGCGCTATGGTGGTAAAGGAAAGTCAGTCCTGCAGGTTTCGCGTATTACCCCTCAATTGTTGCTTGTACTTATTATTATTTCATTTTTTGCAACAGCATTGACAGGCTTCCTTTTCAGCAAATATACGGATGCTGCACTGCCATATTGGGATGCCGGAGTCGCTGTCTGGGGTGTGCTCTGTACCTGGCTGCAGGCTAGGAAAATTTTAGAAAACTGGCTTATTTGGATTATTACCGACCTGGTGTGCACCGGCATTTATTTTTATAAAGAATTGTACGCGTTTACCGGATTGTATTTCTTTTTCGCGGTACTCGCGGCTTACGGATTTTATGCATGGAGAAAAGACCTGATAAAACTCAGCGCAACATGA
- the ychF gene encoding redox-regulated ATPase YchF encodes MALNCGIIGLANCGKTTLYNCMSTTKAQTTNFAFSSNKSNISIVTVPDERLYVLEKLVKAAKVVHATVEIVDIPGLTKGSSKGEGVGNTFLSDIQQTDALIHVVRCFDDENLPHIEGSVNPVRDREIVDLELQIRDLDLVERKIKRTEKLIKAGDKDAKKTLDILIKYKDHLESFQSARSLDISDEDRKAARDQGLLTEKPMIYVCNVDDASAVTGNKYVEQFRESVKNENAQVLVVACKLEEEISELESLEDRMEFLKDVGLTQPGVDMVIRSAYDLLKLRTFFTAGPMEARAWTVKAGSTAPKAAGVIHSDLEKGFIRAEVMKYADFAALKSEHACKEAGKLSVEGKNYVIGEGDILHIRFNV; translated from the coding sequence ATGGCACTCAATTGTGGAATTATTGGATTGGCGAACTGCGGTAAAACGACGCTGTATAACTGTATGTCAACAACAAAGGCGCAAACAACCAACTTCGCTTTCAGCTCAAATAAGTCGAATATCTCTATCGTGACCGTTCCTGACGAGCGTTTATATGTTCTTGAAAAGCTTGTGAAAGCTGCAAAAGTAGTGCATGCAACTGTTGAAATAGTTGATATTCCCGGTCTGACAAAAGGTTCAAGTAAGGGCGAAGGTGTTGGTAATACGTTTCTTTCCGACATTCAGCAAACCGATGCACTGATTCATGTGGTCCGCTGTTTTGATGATGAAAACCTGCCTCATATCGAAGGTTCGGTGAATCCGGTGCGCGACCGCGAGATTGTTGACCTGGAGCTTCAGATACGCGACCTTGATTTAGTGGAACGCAAGATTAAACGCACCGAAAAACTTATTAAAGCCGGTGATAAAGACGCCAAGAAAACCCTTGATATCCTTATAAAATATAAAGATCATCTCGAATCATTTCAGTCGGCCCGCTCACTGGATATTAGTGACGAAGACCGCAAAGCTGCCCGCGATCAGGGATTGCTTACAGAAAAGCCGATGATTTATGTCTGTAATGTCGATGATGCCTCGGCTGTTACGGGCAATAAATATGTGGAACAATTTAGAGAATCTGTGAAGAACGAAAATGCGCAGGTTTTGGTTGTTGCATGCAAGCTTGAAGAAGAAATTTCTGAGCTTGAGTCATTGGAAGACCGCATGGAATTCCTCAAAGATGTTGGTCTTACACAGCCCGGTGTTGACATGGTAATCCGCTCTGCGTATGATTTATTGAAACTTCGCACATTCTTTACAGCCGGTCCAATGGAAGCGCGTGCATGGACTGTAAAGGCCGGAAGTACTGCACCCAAAGCTGCTGGTGTGATACATTCCGACCTTGAAAAAGGATTCATTCGTGCCGAAGTAATGAAATATGCTGATTTTGCTGCCTTAAAGTCCGAGCACGCCTGTAAGGAAGCAGGTAAACTTTCCGTTGAAGGAAAAAACTACGTCATCGGCGAAGGCGATATTCTGCATATTCGCTTCAATGTGTAG
- a CDS encoding translation initiation factor, with product MPKMKNISGIVYSTNPQFEYVSAKNEDPDTLAPNQQQLKVHIEKKHRGGKTASIIRGFIGKQEDLEELGKLIKTKCGTGGSAKDGEIIIQGDHRDKIVAMLTEKGYKAKKAGG from the coding sequence ATGCCAAAAATGAAAAACATCAGCGGAATTGTCTATTCCACAAATCCGCAATTTGAATACGTTTCCGCTAAAAATGAAGACCCTGACACGCTGGCGCCCAATCAGCAGCAGCTTAAAGTACATATAGAGAAAAAGCACCGGGGCGGAAAAACGGCAAGCATTATTCGTGGTTTTATCGGGAAGCAGGAAGATCTGGAAGAACTTGGCAAACTGATAAAAACAAAATGCGGCACCGGCGGCTCAGCCAAAGACGGAGAAATAATTATTCAGGGTGACCACCGCGACAAGATTGTTGCCATGCTTACCGAAAAGGGATACAAGGCCAAGAAAGCCGGAGGTTAA
- a CDS encoding ABC-F family ATP-binding cassette domain-containing protein, whose amino-acid sequence MISFLQIDNVSKAFGDLVLFENISFLLAKEQKIALVAKNGAGKTTLFNILCGKDTPDTGTVTFHKDITISFLEQDPEFDENKTVLQQVFSSSGEVIDAIMEYETALSSDDKGRLQASIEKMDKLEAWNYEATIKGILSKLKISGFDQKMGTLSGGQRKRVALANALVREPDLLILDEPTNHLDFEMIEWFEEYLKKSSITLLMVTHDRYFLDRVCNEVIEIDNKRIFRYAGNYTKFLEKREERITNENQNAEKARNLLRRELEWIRRTPSARTGKAKARIDSFYELKDQAVGRANDKLVNLNVKGSRLGTKIVDIKNLTKNFGPIKILDKFSYNFIRYEKVGVIGNNGTGKTTFLNMLTGKEPYDSGVVDMGETVVPGYYRQDGMSFNEQMKVIDVAREIAEVVIVGNGVRMSVSAFLNYFMFPPEVQHSFVYKLSGGEKRRLYLATVLMKNPNLLILDEPTNDLDILTLNVFEEYLADFAGSVIIVSHDRYFMDKVVDHLFVFEGDGNVSDFPGNYTQYREHRDKLERQAKRQAKAVKKDEPEILKTEKSGAKKLSYKEQKEFDQLGADIEQLETEYKRLELLLGSGSLSNDEVIETSVKLGEMMKAIEDKTNRWLELSEIAEG is encoded by the coding sequence ATGATTAGTTTTCTTCAGATAGATAATGTTTCCAAGGCTTTTGGCGATTTGGTGTTGTTTGAGAATATTTCTTTTCTCCTGGCCAAAGAACAGAAAATAGCGCTTGTTGCGAAAAATGGTGCGGGAAAAACCACGCTGTTCAACATTCTGTGCGGAAAAGATACACCGGATACCGGTACCGTTACCTTTCATAAAGACATCACGATAAGTTTTCTGGAGCAGGATCCTGAATTCGATGAGAACAAAACGGTTCTTCAGCAAGTGTTTTCTTCATCGGGCGAAGTGATAGATGCTATCATGGAATATGAAACAGCACTCAGTTCCGATGATAAAGGAAGGCTTCAGGCTTCAATCGAGAAAATGGATAAGCTGGAAGCCTGGAATTACGAGGCTACGATAAAAGGCATTTTAAGCAAACTGAAGATTTCGGGCTTTGACCAAAAAATGGGGACGCTCTCCGGCGGACAACGCAAAAGAGTTGCACTGGCAAATGCTCTGGTGCGCGAACCCGACCTGTTGATTCTTGATGAGCCTACCAATCACCTCGATTTCGAGATGATTGAATGGTTCGAGGAATATCTGAAAAAATCGTCTATCACCTTACTGATGGTTACCCACGACCGGTATTTTCTCGACCGCGTATGCAACGAAGTGATAGAAATAGACAACAAAAGAATTTTCCGTTACGCGGGAAACTATACAAAATTTCTTGAGAAGCGTGAAGAACGCATCACCAACGAAAACCAGAATGCCGAGAAAGCGCGCAATCTGCTGCGCCGCGAATTGGAATGGATTCGGCGAACACCGTCGGCACGAACCGGGAAAGCCAAAGCACGCATCGATTCATTTTATGAATTGAAAGATCAGGCGGTGGGACGCGCGAATGATAAACTTGTAAACCTTAATGTTAAAGGCTCGCGACTCGGAACCAAGATTGTTGACATAAAAAATCTTACGAAGAATTTCGGTCCGATTAAAATCCTTGATAAATTTTCGTACAATTTTATCCGTTACGAAAAAGTGGGTGTTATTGGTAATAACGGAACCGGAAAAACAACCTTTCTGAATATGCTTACCGGTAAAGAACCTTACGACTCCGGTGTGGTGGATATGGGCGAAACAGTGGTTCCCGGTTACTACCGCCAGGATGGTATGAGTTTTAACGAACAGATGAAAGTAATTGATGTAGCGCGCGAAATTGCAGAGGTGGTGATTGTCGGAAACGGCGTTCGCATGAGCGTTTCGGCGTTTTTGAATTATTTTATGTTTCCACCTGAAGTGCAGCATTCTTTCGTTTATAAACTCAGTGGTGGTGAGAAACGAAGGCTGTATCTGGCTACGGTGCTGATGAAAAATCCCAATCTGCTTATTCTGGATGAGCCTACCAATGACCTTGATATTCTTACTTTGAATGTGTTCGAGGAATATCTCGCTGATTTTGCAGGCAGCGTAATCATTGTTTCGCACGATCGTTATTTCATGGACAAAGTTGTGGACCATCTCTTCGTGTTTGAAGGCGACGGAAACGTGAGCGATTTTCCGGGCAATTATACGCAATACCGAGAACATAGGGATAAACTGGAACGTCAGGCAAAGAGGCAGGCAAAAGCGGTAAAAAAAGATGAACCGGAAATTCTGAAAACCGAAAAATCGGGGGCAAAGAAACTTTCGTACAAAGAACAAAAGGAATTTGATCAGCTCGGTGCCGATATTGAACAACTCGAGACTGAATATAAAAGACTGGAACTGCTGCTCGGTTCCGGCAGCCTGAGTAATGATGAAGTCATTGAAACATCAGTGAAATTAGGTGAAATGATGAAGGCCATTGAAGATAAAACCAACCGATGGCTTGAACTGAGCGAGATAGCCGAAGGATAA
- a CDS encoding T9SS type A sorting domain-containing protein, translating into MKKIFSFLFLISLTGMAFSQIVIDSLYMPQPGQIIPRKSTGDPGSINYAATDSAYIWDFRTLVPLQQTGDTFVSVSSTNIVYLAVFANPFNKPFQATVASPQSMPAIPMVTINDPYYFYKSSNSEYSLLGMGAKINSIPMPVKYDNPDVWYHFPVTFGTTDSSHSKFNISIPNLGYYGQDKRRTNIVDGWGTLYLPTDTFDVIRIKSIVHTTDTLHSDSLGFGIKFNRTDIEYKWIAQEYSVPVLQVTESSGGMGPGSTSLVFIDHTVFPNAIAEISTENNINILPNPSDGHFTLNLSQPKSGASQIDVYNMNGQNVFSGQCFGNNKSEIDISGQPAGIYLLRMMSEGKLISKKLVIY; encoded by the coding sequence ATGAAAAAGATTTTCTCATTTCTGTTCCTGATATCCCTTACGGGGATGGCATTTTCGCAAATAGTAATTGACAGTCTGTACATGCCTCAGCCCGGGCAAATCATTCCTCGTAAAAGCACCGGCGACCCCGGAAGCATCAACTATGCAGCCACCGACAGCGCCTATATTTGGGATTTCAGAACACTGGTTCCCCTTCAGCAAACAGGCGATACTTTTGTGAGTGTTTCAAGTACCAATATTGTTTACCTCGCGGTGTTCGCCAACCCTTTCAACAAGCCTTTTCAGGCAACGGTTGCAAGCCCGCAGAGTATGCCGGCCATTCCAATGGTAACTATTAATGACCCGTATTATTTTTATAAAAGCAGCAATTCGGAATACAGCCTGCTGGGCATGGGTGCAAAGATTAACAGCATTCCGATGCCCGTTAAATATGACAATCCTGATGTATGGTACCACTTTCCCGTTACATTCGGCACAACCGATTCATCGCATTCAAAATTCAATATCAGTATTCCCAACCTAGGCTATTATGGACAGGATAAAAGGCGTACGAATATTGTAGATGGCTGGGGAACGCTCTATCTGCCGACAGATACATTTGATGTTATCCGCATAAAATCCATCGTTCACACAACAGACACCTTACATTCTGATTCACTGGGATTCGGGATAAAATTCAACCGCACCGATATTGAATATAAATGGATTGCGCAGGAATATTCCGTTCCGGTACTTCAGGTCACCGAAAGCAGCGGCGGCATGGGCCCGGGAAGCACCAGCTTAGTTTTTATTGACCACACGGTTTTCCCAAATGCCATAGCTGAAATCAGTACGGAGAATAATATTAACATTCTTCCGAACCCGTCGGACGGCCATTTTACGTTGAATCTTTCACAGCCAAAATCCGGCGCGTCACAGATTGACGTATACAATATGAACGGGCAGAACGTATTTAGCGGGCAGTGTTTCGGTAATAATAAATCAGAAATTGACATCAGCGGTCAGCCTGCCGGGATCTATCTTTTACGCATGATGAGTGAAGGAAAGCTAATTTCAAAGAAATTGGTTATCTACTAA
- a CDS encoding YceI family protein yields METKNSIWVLDPTHTKINFKVKHLMITNITGTFREFEAEVATTGDDFSTAQINFSLNTASIDTEVADRDGHLKSPDFFDVENFPKITFKSTGMKDLGDENYDVEGLLTIKGIEKPVKLNAEFAGVVKDPWGNEKAGFTLSGKINRKDWGLVWNVALETGGLLVGEDVKIICDVELSRKA; encoded by the coding sequence ATGGAAACGAAAAATTCAATCTGGGTTCTTGACCCGACACACACAAAAATCAATTTTAAGGTAAAACACCTTATGATTACCAACATTACCGGCACTTTCAGAGAATTTGAAGCCGAAGTTGCCACTACCGGTGATGATTTCAGCACGGCACAGATCAATTTCTCACTCAACACAGCATCTATTGATACTGAGGTTGCCGATCGCGACGGACATCTTAAAAGTCCCGATTTCTTTGATGTTGAGAATTTCCCGAAAATCACCTTTAAAAGTACCGGGATGAAAGATTTGGGTGATGAAAACTACGATGTAGAAGGTTTGCTAACCATAAAAGGCATAGAAAAACCGGTTAAACTCAATGCAGAATTTGCAGGTGTGGTGAAAGATCCATGGGGAAATGAAAAAGCCGGCTTCACGCTGAGCGGAAAAATAAATCGTAAAGACTGGGGCTTAGTATGGAACGTAGCTCTTGAAACGGGCGGCTTACTCGTAGGTGAAGATGTCAAAATAATTTGTGACGTTGAACTCAGCCGAAAAGCATAA
- a CDS encoding RNA polymerase sigma factor, whose protein sequence is MENISDKDILKNFRDESTRHAAFDSLVISYRKRIYWHIRRMVLNHDDADDLVQDTFIKIWNSLADFREDSVLFTWIYRIATNETLNFLRKKKLHNLIPFSGVEHSLSNSLKDDSYYSADEIQHKFQKALLTLPEKQRLVFNMRHHDELSYAQISEILGTSEGALKASFHIALKKVEKILTSG, encoded by the coding sequence ATGGAGAACATCAGCGACAAAGATATTCTGAAAAATTTCCGCGATGAAAGTACGCGCCATGCTGCTTTTGACAGTCTTGTGATTTCGTATCGCAAGCGAATTTACTGGCATATCAGGCGCATGGTGCTGAACCACGATGATGCTGACGACCTTGTACAGGATACCTTCATTAAAATCTGGAACAGCCTTGCTGATTTCCGTGAGGATTCAGTGCTGTTTACCTGGATTTACCGCATAGCGACCAATGAAACGCTGAATTTTTTACGAAAAAAGAAACTTCATAATCTCATCCCTTTTTCGGGCGTGGAGCATAGCCTTAGCAACTCCTTAAAGGATGATTCTTATTATAGTGCAGATGAGATTCAGCATAAATTTCAAAAAGCGCTGCTCACACTTCCCGAAAAACAACGGCTTGTATTTAATATGAGGCATCATGATGAACTCTCATATGCTCAGATATCAGAAATTCTGGGTACTTCAGAAGGCGCGCTGAAAGCCTCTTTCCACATTGCCTTAAAAAAAGTTGAAAAAATTCTTACCTCCGGTTAA
- a CDS encoding phosphatidylinositol-specific phospholipase C domain-containing protein → MNYLKHLMFVIALCGIFAMDMAAQCNGYPSLCGKRYNEVSYLTTHNAYNAAENNFQLPNQNFGITRQLNDGVRALMIDVHNLLGTAVVYHSVPILGTATFASVLNEIKTFLDNNPDEVVTIILESYVTSSTIETSLTDAGLMPYAFAKDTSAVWPTLQEMIDSGKRLVLFSDVNDGTAGQDWYLYVWDYAVETPFSITDINQFDCSFNRGDSTNDLFILNHFISDAVTGTGSTSQAAVANANPFLINRAQQCMQSTGKLPNFVTVDFYELGNTLDAVNTLNGVNTGIESLSEINDLVHIAPNPAHSDVQVEIAQSIRGPFSCKCYSITGVVLQQLDSEDSHIFTIPTDNLADGIYIVEIRSTTAIIANKKIVIN, encoded by the coding sequence ATGAATTATTTGAAACACCTGATGTTTGTTATTGCCCTTTGCGGGATATTTGCGATGGACATGGCAGCGCAATGCAACGGCTACCCGTCGTTATGCGGCAAAAGATATAATGAGGTATCTTACCTTACCACACACAATGCTTACAATGCAGCAGAAAATAATTTTCAATTACCTAACCAGAATTTCGGAATCACCCGCCAGCTCAATGATGGAGTGCGTGCCCTGATGATAGACGTTCACAACTTGCTGGGAACAGCAGTTGTATATCACAGTGTGCCGATTCTTGGTACCGCAACTTTTGCCTCTGTGCTTAACGAAATAAAAACTTTTCTTGATAATAATCCTGATGAAGTGGTAACCATTATTCTGGAATCCTACGTGACATCATCCACCATTGAAACCTCGCTGACCGATGCCGGCCTGATGCCTTATGCTTTTGCAAAAGACACCTCAGCGGTATGGCCCACGCTTCAGGAGATGATTGACAGCGGGAAACGCCTCGTACTGTTTTCCGATGTAAACGACGGCACAGCCGGTCAGGACTGGTATTTGTATGTTTGGGATTATGCCGTTGAAACGCCATTCTCCATTACCGACATCAATCAGTTCGATTGTAGTTTTAACCGCGGTGATTCCACAAACGACCTGTTCATCCTCAATCATTTTATTTCAGACGCGGTTACAGGCACAGGAAGTACAAGCCAGGCTGCCGTTGCCAATGCCAATCCATTTCTAATAAACCGCGCCCAGCAATGCATGCAGTCAACAGGAAAATTACCCAATTTTGTAACTGTTGATTTTTACGAACTTGGTAATACACTTGACGCAGTTAACACGCTGAATGGCGTAAACACCGGAATTGAGTCGTTATCTGAAATCAATGACCTTGTGCATATCGCTCCAAATCCGGCTCACAGCGATGTGCAGGTTGAAATTGCGCAGTCAATAAGAGGTCCGTTTTCCTGTAAATGCTATTCCATTACCGGGGTAGTTTTACAACAACTGGATTCAGAGGACAGTCATATTTTTACGATACCAACAGATAATCTTGCCGATGGTATTTATATTGTTGAGATTCGCTCTACCACGGCAATTATTGCGAATAAAAAAATCGTAATCAATTAA
- a CDS encoding AraC family transcriptional regulator, protein MEKLFRIFEITEELVESILSKSLEPHWHDFEELIIVTEGSLEHSIDFTVEEVTAPVVSYVSMGKTHKLIPRSNLRGWVINYKNEFIPDSGLHFYSNFFTNTTIQFRSSDSLSNILTLCRLMRTEYIKPTPEHKVIRHLVNALIAMVEAERDENLPCENTSRASQITTFNSFLQILEEHFRRDEGVSFYAGKMNMTERNLNLICKTNFQKSVSEIIETRRLIEAKHLLVNSEKTISEIGFELGYNEKSYFTRVFRNKTGFTPSAFREQTRALFS, encoded by the coding sequence ATGGAAAAGTTGTTCCGTATATTCGAGATTACCGAAGAACTTGTCGAAAGCATCTTGTCAAAGTCGCTTGAGCCGCATTGGCACGACTTTGAAGAATTGATTATTGTTACCGAAGGAAGTCTTGAACATTCTATTGACTTTACGGTAGAGGAAGTGACAGCGCCAGTTGTAAGCTATGTTTCCATGGGAAAAACGCATAAGCTTATACCGCGCAGCAACCTCCGCGGATGGGTGATTAATTATAAAAATGAGTTCATCCCCGATTCAGGGCTGCATTTTTATTCCAATTTCTTTACGAATACAACCATTCAGTTCAGAAGCAGCGATTCTCTTTCAAATATTCTGACGCTTTGCCGCCTCATGCGCACCGAATATATCAAGCCAACACCTGAACATAAAGTAATTCGTCATCTGGTAAATGCGCTGATTGCTATGGTCGAGGCCGAACGCGACGAGAATCTGCCCTGTGAAAACACTTCGCGTGCCTCACAGATCACAACTTTTAACAGCTTTTTACAGATACTTGAAGAACATTTCAGGCGCGACGAAGGCGTATCATTTTATGCGGGTAAAATGAACATGACCGAGCGAAATCTCAATTTGATATGCAAAACCAATTTTCAGAAAAGCGTTTCTGAAATCATTGAAACACGCCGGTTGATAGAAGCCAAACACTTATTGGTAAATTCCGAAAAGACTATTTCGGAGATAGGATTTGAACTTGGTTACAACGAAAAGTCTTACTTCACAAGGGTTTTCCGCAATAAAACAGGCTTCACGCCATCAGCTTTCCGCGAACAGACACGTGCACTGTTTTCCTAA
- a CDS encoding YetF domain-containing protein: MSCTMSIINDYYPIVISTSAVYVFIVLGIRIFGKKEFAQLSVTDLVFVLLLSNAVQNAMVGANSTLTGGLVAATTLFIINFGFKYLIYKFPKFQKLISGSPKMLIYKGIVNEANVRGARISINELVETVREHGVHSIKDVDLAILEPDGNISVLSNDYKQRTMHMRKRRKKVLTQA; encoded by the coding sequence ATGTCATGCACCATGTCAATCATCAATGATTATTATCCGATAGTAATCAGTACCTCTGCGGTATATGTATTTATTGTTCTGGGCATTCGTATTTTCGGCAAGAAGGAATTTGCCCAGCTTTCAGTAACCGACCTCGTTTTTGTTCTGCTCCTGAGCAACGCCGTGCAGAATGCCATGGTTGGAGCAAATTCAACATTGACAGGTGGTCTGGTGGCTGCCACAACCTTGTTCATCATAAATTTCGGATTCAAATATCTGATTTACAAATTTCCAAAATTCCAAAAATTAATAAGCGGCTCGCCCAAAATGCTTATCTATAAAGGAATTGTAAACGAAGCTAATGTAAGAGGCGCGCGCATTTCCATCAACGAGCTGGTAGAAACAGTAAGGGAGCACGGCGTTCATTCTATCAAAGATGTTGACCTCGCCATTCTGGAGCCCGACGGCAATATCAGTGTGCTGTCCAATGATTATAAGCAACGCACCATGCACATGCGCAAACGAAGAAAAAAAGTACTGACACAGGCTTAA